Proteins encoded together in one Elusimicrobiaceae bacterium window:
- the secE gene encoding preprotein translocase subunit SecE yields MNKAINFLKQCVSELKKSTWLSRKEVVQSTVLVAIVVALTSAYVGFIDFGLTKVLGLLVGGR; encoded by the coding sequence CAATCAATTTCCTCAAGCAATGTGTGTCTGAGCTGAAGAAATCTACTTGGTTGAGCCGCAAAGAAGTGGTGCAGTCCACAGTCTTAGTGGCTATTGTGGTCGCTTTGACCTCTGCCTATGTGGGTTTTATTGACTTCGGTTTGACCAAAGTGCTGGGTCTTTTGGTAGGAGGACGTTAA